atttatgattgCTATATCATCAAATATGCATAGATAGAATATGCCGTTTTcctgtttttatttatcagTAATAGCGATGgtaacataaaatatggtCATAATTGTAGagacaaataaaaacataaaaaacatgtgtgaaaagacaaaattgtgaatattgatctttaatataattttctacaTATTATGGCTCATACTTtaatagataaaaaaaaagtgattgtctaccttttttatttttttaatactagCCAATCCTCATAAtgtgtaataaataattattacaaaaatgaaacaacTCAGAAGGgggttaaaaaaaatgccgcataaaattgtttatttcattataattcagattttttttttcatgcaTGCAATACACACAAAGTTGTGATTTTGCATTTCAAGTGTTGTATATTACggtttttgttttatttaatttttacaaatattaatGTAATACTGTTATTGCAAACATgattaaattttgtaaaaggTTGTGcccatattttatatttcttacACTCTTTATTCTTATACAATAATAAgctatatattaaaactatttatattatacccaaataatttttcattacgATAGTTAAAGAAACTTAAAAATgtcataattataaaaccCAAAACTAAGATATAacatatttcataataagtaaaatattattaaccagttttattatatatataatgaggtaaataaaaaaaatagggTTTAAGGCTTATATTAGATTAAACTATATAAGATCTGTTGTCTCAATATATACACCTTCgcattaatatatgcatattatatgtatttatcaactttatacaataatataaaacgagtatatattttgaatgaTTCGAACCAACTAACTTaattgaataataattatatgacaaaaaaatagaccatggaaaatatagatTGATAAGAGcatcaattatttttaaaatatatttctttatttcaCTTATACATAAGtatacatttttagaataccattttttttaactttgaACAATTCTACAATTTGCCATttgaataaaatgaaaaaaaatattatgataaataaaaaaagtaattaattatagttttaatttttgtaaatttataattaagtGCCccccaaaaaaatatatacatatgtagagagttatacataatatgcacatatatatatgcaaactAATATTAATGACGAAAATGTTGGAAAAGATATTTCTCTTAATATATCTCACCACCTTTTCTATAAGATTTACAgttttaaatgaattaaattaaataaaaattcatattaaaattgaaataatttCTTAAGGTAAAATggtatatttaatatgctgcttatttatatttaaataattacatgaattaaaaaaaaaattgtggGTCCCTTACAAGAATAGCTAGCTAAACACACGCTTTTTGTAAATGGGTAAACacgtatttttttttccaacctttgcataaaatacaaagtttttatattgaatAGTGaaaatttcatattttttttaaaataaattttttaagttaaAAAGGATATGTATTGTAAGTATTCACATACATATggatataaatttgattaAAAAACAGCAACAACCCTTTCATATGTTGTAGTGtgtcatttatttttatccatatttacattgtttccaatattatttgagcctaaaaatagtaaagctaaacaatattttaggcagacattataaaattatgtaattaTTCAACAATTTGTTCACCTGATTATAAGGAGAAAATATAGTATgcacaaataataaagtagTTTATACTGTTCtctgtttttattttatttatttttttccatatttgtTTGAAGAATGTCTGCCTTTGAAGAATTAGGCTTGGATAGCAAGCTTTGTGAAATGCTAGAAAAGAATGGAATCGATCTTCCAACAGCAATTCAGCAAGAATCAATTCCGTTAATTTTAGGAGGTGGTGATTTATGTGCTTGTGCAGAAACAGGCACAGGGAAAACCATGAGCTTTATTGTATCATCTTTACAAGTAGTGCATGAACTGTTCAGAAATATTGGGacttattcaaaaaatgacaACAACAACAACagcaataataaagaaatggtattaagtaataataacatagaggaaaataaaacgaACCGATTTGTGATAAAATCTTTAAATAACTACAATCCGAGAGTccaaattaataatgataaatatgagTGCATTTGTCGAAATAGTTCAAATTGttatgaagaaataaaagtagattgtgaaataaaaagtgatatgtatgcatttgaaataaagatattaGATAAGAGTTTTATAAATGTTGGATTTTGTCCATTAATTAAAGaaacattaaaatataattatacatatagtAGTAATGGttgtaaatatacaaatagtagagaagaaaaatatggagAACCATTTTCaacaaatgatataataacatgtttaataaataaaagatcAAATATGATTGCTTTTAAAAAGAATGGTAAATTTATGGGAAATGCatttaaaactttttataaatataatgatatacCTTTTGTTCCATACATATTTGGAACATCTTTTCATGTAAGTTtccaatttaaaaatttgaaatatatagacaATACCTATTATAAAGAGTTAGATGATATTTTTAGtgacaatataaaaaatgataattctgaaagaaaaatttatttcgaTTCAGATATAAAAGGTGTCGAAAGAACAATatcatttgataaaattgaaTCGAATAGCCATATGGTAAATAATCCTAACGAATCTGTTGAGAATAATcggaaaaaattatattgtatAGTGGTATGCCCAACAAGGGACTTAGCTATGCAAACatacaataattatttaacatATTCAGAATGTTTTGATAATTattctataaatatagaattgCTTGTTGGTGGGGAACAGAATTTTGGagatcgaaaaaaaaaaggatcTTATAATACAAGTTCATATAGTAATATTATTGTGGGTAcatcatttaaattagttgaaagtataaaaaaaaaaacaataaatcttaataatataaaattattaattttagaTGAAGCTGATGAACTTATAAATAGTGATGAAAAATCTATTCttcaaataaaagatgCATGTATGAAATGTAGCCAAAATGTTCAAACTTGTTTCTTTTCAGCTACATTACAAGAAAAAACTGTAAAAGactgtataaataaaataacaaacAAGCCAATATTTGtagatttaaaatatggaaaaaatataataccatcacacatatatgtttgtatttattatgtaaaaaGTAAAGAAGTAAATCAATATAGTGATAAAGA
This Plasmodium chabaudi chabaudi strain AS genome assembly, chromosome: 12 DNA region includes the following protein-coding sequences:
- a CDS encoding ATP-dependent RNA helicase DDX1, putative (term=annotation;date=20151201;qualifier=removed_product=DEAD/DEAH box ATP-dependent RNA helicase, putative;qualifier=added_product=atp-dependent rna helicase ddx1, putative;qualifier=added_gene_name=ddx1;qualifier=added_literature=pmid:26525978;qualifier=added_GO:0008026;curatorName=ucb@sanger.ac.uk;~;query 780-780;GPI_cleavage_site_score=0.75399995;~pfam_scan;Pfam:PF00622.24; E()=1.1E-11;score=44.8;query 147-243;description=SPRY;~pfam_scan;Pfam:PF00271.27; E()=2.3E-21;score=75.9;query 545-669;description=Helicase_C;~pfam_scan;Pfam:PF00270.25; E()=8.9E-34;score=116.6;query 26-453;description=DEAD;~iprscan;InterPro:IPR013320 : Concanavalin A-like lectin/glucanase domain;Superfamily:SSF49899; score=2.77E-14;query 107-244;description=Concanavalin A-like lectin/glucanase domain superfamily;~iprscan;InterPro:IPR001650 : DNA/RNA helicase, C-terminal;SMART:SM00490; score=4.5E-20;query 588-669;description=Helicase, C-terminal;~iprscan;InterPro:IPR001650 : DNA/RNA helicase, C-terminal;Pfam:PF00271; score=3.2E-21;query 547-668;description=Helicase, C-terminal;~iprscan;InterPro:IPR001650 : DNA/RNA helicase, C-terminal;Prosite:PS51194; score=15.902;query 548-719;description=Helicase, C-terminal;~iprscan;InterPro:IPR014014 : RNA helicase, DEAD-box type, Q motif;Prosite:PS51195; score=9.921;query 2-30;description=RNA helicase, DEAD-box type, Q motif;~iprscan;InterPro:IPR011545 : DNA/RNA helicase, DEAD/DEAH box type, N-terminal;Pfam:PF00270; score=4.2E-34;query 26-453;description=DEAD/DEAH box helicase domain;~iprscan;InterPro:IPR003877 : SPla/RYanodine receptor SPRY;SMART:SM00449; score=2.7E-10;query 144-256;description=SPRY domain;~iprscan;InterPro:IPR003877 : SPla/RYanodine receptor SPRY;Pfam:PF00622; score=1.1E-11;query 147-243;description=SPRY domain;~iprscan;InterPro:IPR014001 : DEAD-like helicase, N-terminal;Prosite:PS51192; score=14.3;query 320-464;description=Helicase superfamily 1/2, ATP-binding domain;~iprscan;InterPro:IPR014001 : DEAD-like helicase, N-terminal;SMART:SM00487; score=3.8E-27;query 21-468;description=Helicase superfamily 1/2, ATP-binding domain;~iprscan;InterPro:IPR001870 : B302, (SPRY)-like;Prosite:PS50188; score=9.761;query 55-257;description=B30.2/SPRY domain;~iprscan;InterPro:IPR027417 : P-loop containing nucleoside triphosphate hydrolase;Superfamily:SSF52540; score=7.21E-49;query 321-688;description=P-loop containing nucleoside triphosphate hydrolase;~iprscan;InterPro:IPR027417 : P-loop containing nucleoside triphosphate hydrolase;Superfamily:SSF52540; score=1.4E-15;query 3-71;description=P-loop containing nucleoside triphosphate hydrolase;~iprscan;InterPro:IPR000629 : RNA helicase, ATP-dependent, DEAD-box type;Prosite:PS00039; score=1.0;query 408-416;description=ATP-dependent RNA helicase DEAD-box, conserved site); its protein translation is MSAFEELGLDSKLCEMLEKNGIDLPTAIQQESIPLILGGGDLCACAETGTGKTMSFIVSSLQVVHELFRNIGTYSKNDNNNNSNNKEMVLSNNNIEENKTNRFVIKSLNNYNPRVQINNDKYECICRNSSNCYEEIKVDCEIKSDMYAFEIKILDKSFINVGFCPLIKETLKYNYTYSSNGCKYTNSREEKYGEPFSTNDIITCLINKRSNMIAFKKNGKFMGNAFKTFYKYNDIPFVPYIFGTSFHVSFQFKNLKYIDNTYYKELDDIFSDNIKNDNSERKIYFDSDIKGVERTISFDKIESNSHMVNNPNESVENNRKKLYCIVVCPTRDLAMQTYNNYLTYSECFDNYSINIELLVGGEQNFGDRKKKGSYNTSSYSNIIVGTSFKLVESIKKKTINLNNIKLLILDEADELINSDEKSILQIKDACMKCSQNVQTCFFSATLQEKTVKDCINKITNKPIFVDLKYGKNIIPSHIYVCIYYVKSKEVNQYSDKEIEYSNIIYNEKLNNMNYSNLYEYTDKVHVLNRNVSQKEETSLNIKINKLKKLVHIINVFNMQNGIIFCRTNLDCDNVYNFLNSVGDGRAYKGTAATTKENKYSCAILKGKMSNDERANNLNAFKKGEIRFLICTDVAARGIDIQNLRYLIIMTMSDNYSAFFHKVGRVGRDGKNSLCIVLSSENEEEKVWYHSCPTRGVNCYNRNLKEQKGCTIYINESDYIKTINDMLEIPMHVIDPKYYYVENLFDPLNYLKNNLVNNNNKSRRDQNKNQNSIFADIIHTDSSNMFDQNIENIKKLKTAICCKHYELMNFAI